In Rosa chinensis cultivar Old Blush chromosome 1, RchiOBHm-V2, whole genome shotgun sequence, a genomic segment contains:
- the LOC112182228 gene encoding cilia- and flagella-associated protein 20: MFKNTFQSGFLSILYSLGSKPLQIWDKEVVNGHIKRPQDEDIQSNVLEIVGSNIQSTYITCPADPSVTLSIKLPFLVMIVKNLKKYFTFEIQVLDDKNVRRRFRASNFQAVTRVKPYICTMPLRMDEGWNQIQFNLADFTRRAYGTNYVETLRVQVHANCRLRRIYFSDRLYSEEELPPEFKLYLPMQQRT; encoded by the exons ATGTTCAAGAACACATTCCAATCTGGGTTTCTGTCCATTCTATACAGCCTTGG GAGCAAACCTTTGCAGATATGGGATAAAGAAG TTGTCAATGGCCATATAAAGAGACCACAGGATGAAGACATACAATCCAATGTCCTTGAAATTGTTGGATCGAATATCCAGTCCACATACATTACTTGCCCTGCAGATCCATCAGTAACACTGAGTATAAAACTGCCGTTCCTTGTTATGATTGTGAAGAATCTGAAGAAATATTTCACATTTGAGATTCAAGTTCTGGATGATAAGAATGTCAGGCGACGTTTTCGAGCTTCCAATTTTCAA GCTGTCACTCGAGTGAAGCCGTATATCTGCACCATGCCACTGAGGATGGATGAGGGCTGGAATCAAATCCAGTTTAATCTGGCTGATTTTACCAGGAGAGCCTATGGAACAAACTATGTGGAGACATTGCGAGTTCAGGTTCATGCAAATTGTCGCCTGAGGAGGATATATTTCTCTGACCGCTTGTACTCTGAAGAGGAACTTCCTCCTGAATTTAAACTATACCTTCCAATGCAGCAG AGGACATGA
- the LOC112202235 gene encoding uncharacterized protein LOC112202235, with the protein MEKVVMDTSYVVKFIYSGEAATVPLLHNWSFVDLCKSIRSRFPDLIQGNFMLSESVVSNTVCEDSSTMLEENDYLGCYRAEAPKSYMTKGWESYIHSEGQKFEGGVVEFRDKLRKYAIEIGFSYEFVRNDKVRVIAQCSKKHSQGCNWLVKAYLCRVNGFFMIKRLVNVHTCHGVIRLQKSKMMGSKVVKSIVLDKIRANPNKKPIDIADEIKSDYGLDVPYRTVWYGTELAKTALHGDEAESYAQLLWFSFSACL; encoded by the exons ATGGAAAAAG TTGTTATGGATACTAGCTATGTTGTCAAGTTTATTTATTCTGGTGAAGCAGCGACAGTTCCATTGTTGCATAATTGGTCGTTTGTTGACCTATGCAAATCAATACGCTCTCGTTTTCCGGATTTGATTCAAGGAAATTTCATGTTGAG TGAAAGCGTGGTGAGTAATACAGTGTGTGAGGATTCTAGTACCATGCTTGAGGAGAATGATTATTTGGGGTGTTATAGGGCAGAGGCACCGAAGAGTTATATGACGAAAGGTTGGGAGAGTTATATTCATTCTGAAGGCCAAAAGTTTGAGGGTGGGGTTGTTGAGTTTAGAGATAAGCTGCGTAAGTATGCCATAGAAATTGGTTTTTCATATGAGTTTGTTAGAAATGACAAGGTTCGTGTTATTGCTCAGTGTTCTAAGAAACATTCTCAGGGCTGCAATTGGCTTGTGAAGGCTTATTTATGCAGGGTTAATGGTTTCTTTATGATTAAAAGGTTGGTTAATGTTCACACTTGTCATGGTGTGATTCGTTTGCAGAAGAGTAAGATGATGGGATCCAAGGTTGTCAAGTCTATTGTGCTTGATAAGATTCGTGCGAATCCAAACAAAAAGCCAATTGATATAGCTGATGAGATCAAGAGTGATTATGGTTTGGATGTTCCTTATCGTACAGTTTGGTATGGTACGGAGTTGGCAAAAACAGCCCTGCATGGTGATGAAGCTGAGTCTTATGCTCAGCTACTTTGGTTCA